The following proteins come from a genomic window of Kitasatospora sp. NBC_01246:
- a CDS encoding NUDIX hydrolase, translating to MTAKHRKASRILLLDGQDRLLLFRGSDPVVPDVTWWFTPGGGLEPGESTREAAVRELAEETGLRGVDLGPVVAYDTVSYSFREQRYEQEQWFHLARTVETVLDHSRMGRDEHAELLAARWWTVEELGETAETIYPIGLADFVGRLLAEGPPVTPVRL from the coding sequence ATGACGGCCAAGCACCGCAAGGCTTCACGGATCCTGCTGTTGGACGGGCAGGACCGCCTGCTTCTCTTCCGGGGCTCGGATCCGGTGGTGCCGGACGTCACCTGGTGGTTCACCCCCGGAGGAGGCCTGGAACCGGGGGAGAGCACTCGCGAGGCCGCGGTGCGCGAGCTCGCCGAGGAGACGGGGCTGCGGGGCGTGGACCTCGGGCCCGTGGTTGCGTACGACACGGTTTCGTACTCCTTTCGGGAGCAGCGCTACGAGCAGGAGCAGTGGTTCCACCTGGCCCGGACCGTGGAGACGGTGCTCGATCATTCGAGGATGGGCAGGGACGAGCACGCCGAACTGCTCGCGGCACGCTGGTGGACGGTCGAGGAGCTGGGGGAGACCGCCGAAACGATCTATCCGATCGGGCTGGCGGACTTCGTGGGGCGACTGCTGGCCGAGGGGCCGCCAGTCACGCCGGTAAGGCTCTGA
- a CDS encoding TetR/AcrR family transcriptional regulator yields MAEHRQLQRAALLDAARSLLTEGGMDALTFPALAARTGLARSSVYEYFRSRAAVVELLCEVDFPLWAAEIEAGMESCDTAAARIEAYVRGQLALAGDPRHRAVAAISALELDEAARERIRAAHGKLVGLVVQALQDLGHEQPRLAAGLLQGIVEAAVRQAEQRPTGGPALSQEVIADAAVALALHGLGGS; encoded by the coding sequence TTGGCCGAGCACCGACAGCTGCAGCGGGCAGCCCTCCTCGATGCTGCCCGCAGCCTGCTCACCGAGGGGGGAATGGATGCCCTGACCTTCCCCGCGCTCGCGGCGCGCACCGGTCTGGCGCGCTCCTCGGTCTACGAGTACTTCCGTTCCCGCGCCGCTGTGGTCGAGCTGCTCTGCGAGGTCGACTTCCCGCTCTGGGCGGCCGAGATCGAGGCCGGGATGGAGAGCTGCGACACCGCGGCGGCCCGGATCGAGGCCTACGTCCGAGGTCAGCTCGCGCTGGCCGGGGACCCTCGGCACCGGGCAGTGGCGGCGATCTCGGCGCTGGAGCTGGACGAAGCGGCGCGCGAGCGGATCCGGGCGGCCCACGGCAAGCTCGTCGGCCTGGTGGTCCAGGCCCTCCAGGACCTCGGTCACGAGCAGCCGCGGCTGGCTGCCGGGCTGCTCCAGGGAATCGTGGAGGCCGCCGTTCGGCAGGCCGAGCAGCGTCCTACCGGTGGACCGGCCCTGAGTCAGGAAGTGATCGCGGACGCCGCGGTCGCGCTCGCCCTGCACGGCCTGGGCGGGAGCTGA
- the dprA gene encoding DNA-processing protein DprA, with amino-acid sequence MNQTMNHPQHPSEAGREAEPERLARAALSRLSEPGDAVLGRWLTQLDAADVVRAIRDGTVPDHPGPDAERLAAYRARLVDVDPVADLERVRTAGGRFIIPGDTEWPSQLDDLGAGRPLGLWLSGTGSLRLLALRSVAVVGARACTAYGAHVAGELSAQLAERGWVVASGAAYGIDAAAHRGALAVGGMSIGVLACGVDVAYPRGNAQLIRRIASQGLLLSELPPGEHPNRFRFVLRNRVIAALTRGTVVVEAALRSGALSTARRARDLNRHTMGVAGPVTSELSAGVHALIRGGATLVTDAAEVAELIGAIGDDLAPQRGGPVLPRDLLEPVVARVLEAVPATAEGAPVERLARQSGLPPDEVLHRLYELGSLGFVERHGAHWRLVRGR; translated from the coding sequence ATGAACCAGACGATGAACCACCCTCAGCACCCCTCCGAAGCGGGGCGGGAGGCCGAGCCCGAGCGTCTCGCCAGGGCAGCGCTGAGCAGGCTCAGCGAACCGGGCGACGCTGTCCTGGGTCGGTGGCTCACCCAGCTCGACGCCGCCGATGTCGTCCGGGCGATCCGGGACGGCACCGTCCCCGACCATCCGGGCCCGGACGCGGAGCGGCTCGCCGCCTACCGGGCCAGGCTGGTCGACGTCGACCCCGTCGCGGACCTGGAGCGAGTGCGTACGGCCGGTGGGCGCTTCATCATTCCGGGCGACACGGAATGGCCGAGCCAACTCGACGACCTGGGAGCCGGCAGACCGCTCGGGCTCTGGTTGTCCGGGACGGGTTCCCTGCGACTGCTCGCCCTCCGCTCGGTCGCGGTCGTCGGCGCGCGGGCCTGCACGGCCTACGGAGCGCACGTCGCGGGGGAGCTGTCGGCGCAACTGGCCGAACGCGGGTGGGTGGTGGCCTCCGGCGCGGCGTACGGGATCGACGCGGCCGCCCACCGGGGTGCGCTGGCCGTCGGGGGGATGAGCATCGGAGTCCTCGCCTGCGGGGTCGATGTGGCCTACCCGAGGGGCAACGCCCAGTTGATCCGACGGATCGCCTCCCAGGGACTGCTGCTGAGCGAGCTTCCGCCGGGGGAGCACCCGAACCGGTTCCGGTTCGTGCTGCGCAATCGCGTGATCGCGGCCCTCACCCGAGGGACGGTGGTGGTCGAGGCGGCGTTGCGCAGCGGGGCGCTGAGTACGGCCAGACGCGCCCGGGACCTCAACCGGCACACGATGGGTGTCGCCGGCCCGGTGACGTCGGAGCTCTCGGCCGGAGTGCACGCCCTGATTCGCGGCGGCGCCACGCTGGTCACCGACGCGGCGGAGGTCGCCGAGCTGATCGGCGCGATCGGTGACGACCTCGCGCCCCAACGCGGCGGGCCGGTGCTGCCGAGGGACCTCCTGGAGCCGGTCGTGGCGAGGGTCCTGGAGGCGGTGCCGGCGACGGCGGAGGGTGCGCCGGTGGAGCGCCTGGCCCGGCAGTCGGGTCTCCCGCCGGACGAAGTGCTCCACCGGCTCTACGAGTTGGGGTCGCTCGGCTTCGTGGAACGGCACGGTGCTCACTGGCGACTGGTGCGTGGCCGGTGA
- a CDS encoding M23 family metallopeptidase, with amino-acid sequence MTTALEATAPFVPPVSPAAPSGAASSTTASSGALGGVGGLSSPPPLGPGPGPNRRLLLALVTVTTLLLTVLPGPVGHAAEAAGHGSRDSVDADAGASASSGGGAGSGSGRVWPVGGPGGLVRRFEAPATPWAAGHRGVDLAATGGADIRSAAPGVVSFSGLVAGRPVVTVTHPASGSPPLRTTYLPVTGSLATGTTVTAGEVIGQLTPGAVHCAGHDCLHWGLLRGDWYLDPLALFGAGAARLLPLGRER; translated from the coding sequence ATGACAACCGCCCTGGAAGCCACCGCTCCGTTCGTTCCGCCCGTCTCCCCCGCCGCGCCGTCCGGCGCCGCTTCGTCCACCACCGCGTCGTCCGGCGCCCTCGGCGGGGTCGGGGGCTTGTCGTCGCCCCCGCCACTCGGGCCGGGGCCCGGACCCAACCGCCGGCTGCTGCTCGCGCTTGTGACGGTGACCACCCTGCTGCTGACCGTTCTGCCGGGGCCGGTGGGCCATGCCGCCGAGGCGGCGGGGCACGGCTCGCGCGACTCCGTCGATGCCGATGCCGGTGCCAGTGCCAGTTCCGGGGGCGGTGCGGGTTCCGGGAGCGGACGGGTGTGGCCGGTGGGCGGCCCGGGTGGGCTGGTCAGGCGCTTCGAGGCACCGGCCACACCATGGGCCGCCGGACACCGGGGCGTCGATCTCGCCGCCACGGGTGGTGCGGACATCCGGTCGGCCGCCCCCGGGGTGGTCTCCTTCTCCGGCCTGGTGGCGGGCCGACCGGTGGTCACCGTCACCCACCCGGCCTCAGGATCTCCGCCGCTGCGGACCACCTATCTGCCGGTCACCGGGAGCCTCGCCACCGGCACCACCGTCACGGCCGGCGAAGTGATCGGGCAGCTCACCCCCGGTGCCGTCCACTGCGCCGGCCACGACTGCCTGCACTGGGGGCTGCTGCGCGGCGACTGGTACCTCGATCCCCTGGCCCTCTTCGGAGCCGGTGCGGCCCGACTGCTCCCGCTCGGACGGGAGCGCTGA
- a CDS encoding DUF2469 domain-containing protein, whose protein sequence is MSAEDLEKYETEMELKLYREYRDVVGLFKYVIETERRFYLTNDYELQVHSVQGEVFFEVSMADAWVWDMYRPARFVRKVRVLTFKDVNIEELAKSDLELPSDESGFGN, encoded by the coding sequence ATGAGTGCCGAAGATCTCGAGAAGTACGAGACCGAGATGGAGCTCAAGCTCTACCGGGAGTACCGGGACGTCGTCGGCCTGTTCAAGTACGTGATTGAGACCGAGCGACGCTTCTACCTCACCAACGACTACGAGCTGCAGGTGCACTCGGTCCAGGGCGAGGTCTTTTTCGAGGTGTCGATGGCGGATGCGTGGGTCTGGGACATGTACCGGCCGGCCCGGTTCGTCCGTAAGGTCCGGGTGCTGACCTTCAAGGACGTGAACATCGAGGAGCTCGCGAAGAGCGATCTGGAGCTGCCCTCGGACGAGTCCGGGTTCGGGAACTGA
- the rpsB gene encoding 30S ribosomal protein S2 translates to MAVVTMRELLESGVHFGHQTRRWNPKMKRFIITERNGIYIIDLLQSLNYIDRAFEFIKETVAHGGSVLFVGTKKQAQEAIAEQATRVGMPYVNQRWLGGMLTNFQTVYKRLQRMKELGEIDFTDVAGSGLTKKELLVLEREHTKLEKTLGGIRDMQRVPSAVWIVDTKKEHIAVGEARKLNIPVVAILDTNCDPDEVDYKIPGNDDAIRSVTLLTRVIADAVAEGLKSRAGVAKGDAKAEPGADQPLADWEKDLIEGEKKAEEAPAADADAATEAPAAEAAAEVEAPAAEAPVAEAAAADEAPAEQA, encoded by the coding sequence ATGGCCGTCGTCACGATGCGGGAGCTGCTGGAGAGCGGCGTCCACTTCGGTCACCAGACCCGCCGCTGGAACCCGAAGATGAAGCGCTTCATCATCACGGAGCGCAACGGCATCTACATCATCGACCTCCTGCAGTCGCTGAACTACATCGACCGCGCCTTCGAGTTCATCAAGGAGACCGTTGCCCACGGCGGCAGCGTCCTCTTCGTCGGCACGAAGAAGCAGGCCCAGGAGGCCATCGCCGAGCAGGCCACCCGCGTGGGCATGCCCTACGTGAACCAGCGCTGGCTCGGCGGCATGCTGACCAACTTCCAGACCGTCTACAAGCGCCTTCAGCGGATGAAGGAGCTCGGCGAGATCGACTTCACGGATGTGGCCGGCTCCGGCCTCACCAAGAAGGAGCTCCTGGTTCTGGAGCGCGAGCACACCAAGCTCGAGAAGACCCTCGGCGGTATCCGCGACATGCAGCGCGTTCCCAGCGCCGTCTGGATCGTGGACACCAAGAAGGAGCACATCGCTGTCGGCGAGGCCCGGAAGCTCAACATCCCGGTCGTCGCGATCCTCGACACCAACTGTGACCCCGACGAGGTCGACTACAAGATCCCGGGCAACGACGACGCGATCCGCTCCGTCACCCTGCTGACCCGTGTGATCGCCGACGCCGTCGCCGAGGGCCTCAAGTCCCGCGCGGGTGTCGCCAAGGGCGACGCGAAGGCCGAGCCGGGCGCCGACCAGCCGCTGGCCGACTGGGAGAAGGACCTCATCGAGGGCGAGAAGAAGGCTGAGGAGGCTCCGGCCGCCGACGCCGACGCCGCCACCGAGGCCCCCGCCGCCGAGGCTGCTGCCGAGGTCGAGGCCCCCGCCGCCGAGGCCCCCGTCGCCGAGGCTGCGGCCGCCGACGAGGCTCCGGCCGAGCAGGCCTGA
- the lepB gene encoding signal peptidase I, whose protein sequence is MSSVATPTADRPPAPGRSRPRPAAVLQGVLIGLGLVLLVGGFVVMALDYRPYGIPTGSMTPTLKVGDTVVARQIDGKDVGRGDVVVFRDQAWGGELMVKRVVAVGGDTVATTGDDQRLTVNGKPVEEPYLETQGPQGSAFSVDVPPGRLFLLGDNRQGSLDSRLHLEVDGGTIPATEVEARVEATVLPFGRTGLFARTTAFDALGGPKAGEPGPLEPAFYATVVGAAMIVVTCGVSGAAGAARRLGRRRDA, encoded by the coding sequence ATGAGCAGTGTCGCGACACCGACGGCGGACCGCCCGCCTGCGCCCGGACGGTCCCGGCCCAGGCCGGCCGCGGTGCTGCAGGGCGTGCTGATCGGGCTCGGTCTGGTCCTGCTGGTCGGCGGCTTCGTGGTCATGGCGCTGGACTACCGGCCGTACGGCATTCCGACCGGTTCGATGACCCCGACGCTCAAGGTCGGGGACACCGTCGTCGCCCGGCAGATCGACGGCAAGGACGTCGGCCGGGGTGACGTCGTGGTCTTCCGCGACCAGGCGTGGGGCGGTGAACTCATGGTCAAGCGCGTGGTCGCGGTCGGCGGGGACACCGTGGCGACCACCGGGGACGACCAACGGCTGACCGTCAACGGCAAGCCGGTGGAAGAGCCGTACCTGGAGACGCAGGGCCCGCAGGGGAGCGCGTTCAGCGTGGACGTGCCTCCTGGCCGGCTCTTTCTGCTGGGAGACAACCGACAGGGGTCGCTCGACTCCCGCCTCCACCTGGAGGTCGACGGCGGCACGATCCCCGCCACCGAGGTGGAGGCCCGGGTGGAGGCCACCGTCCTGCCCTTCGGCCGGACGGGTCTGTTCGCCCGCACCACCGCCTTCGACGCGCTCGGTGGGCCGAAGGCCGGCGAGCCGGGACCGTTGGAGCCGGCCTTCTACGCCACCGTTGTAGGCGCGGCGATGATCGTCGTGACCTGTGGGGTGAGCGGGGCGGCCGGTGCGGCCCGCCGGCTGGGACGCCGCCGCGACGCTTGA
- the whiG gene encoding RNA polymerase sigma factor WhiG — MPAPAGTPTPRRESGVGSDRTALEALWRSYKETGDQRLREQLILHYSPLVKYVAGRVGVGLPSNVEQADFVSSGVFGLIDAIEKFDIDRAIKFETYAISRIRGAIIDELRALDWIPRSVRQKAKAVERTYATLEARLRRTPHEPEVAAEMGIAIEDLHAIFSQLSLANVVALDELLHPVGEGGDRPSLGDTLEDRGADNPVEVAEDRELRRLLAQAINTLPEREKTVVTLYYYEGLTLAEIGQVLGVTESRVSQIHTKSVLQLRAKLSDIR; from the coding sequence GTGCCCGCTCCCGCCGGAACGCCGACACCACGGCGGGAGTCGGGCGTCGGCTCCGACCGCACGGCGCTGGAAGCGCTCTGGCGCTCCTACAAGGAGACGGGCGACCAGCGATTGCGGGAGCAGCTGATCCTGCACTACTCACCGCTCGTCAAATACGTGGCGGGCCGGGTCGGGGTCGGTTTGCCCTCCAACGTCGAGCAGGCGGACTTCGTCTCCTCGGGTGTCTTCGGGCTGATCGACGCGATCGAGAAGTTCGACATCGATCGGGCCATCAAGTTCGAGACCTACGCGATCAGCCGGATCCGCGGCGCGATCATCGACGAGCTCCGGGCCCTGGACTGGATCCCGCGTTCGGTGCGGCAGAAGGCGAAGGCGGTCGAGCGGACGTACGCGACCCTGGAGGCCCGGCTGCGCCGCACACCGCACGAGCCCGAGGTCGCGGCCGAGATGGGCATCGCGATCGAGGACCTGCACGCCATCTTCAGCCAGCTCTCCCTCGCCAACGTGGTGGCGCTGGACGAACTGCTCCACCCGGTGGGCGAGGGCGGGGACCGGCCAAGCCTGGGCGACACCCTGGAGGACCGCGGCGCGGACAACCCCGTGGAGGTGGCCGAGGACCGGGAGCTGCGCAGACTGCTGGCACAGGCGATCAACACCCTGCCCGAGCGGGAGAAGACCGTCGTGACGCTCTACTACTACGAGGGCCTCACCCTCGCGGAGATCGGCCAGGTGCTGGGGGTGACGGAGAGCCGGGTCAGCCAGATCCACACCAAGTCGGTGCTGCAGTTGCGAGCCAAGCTGTCGGACATCCGGTAG
- the lepB gene encoding signal peptidase I — protein MLEPGTRRVPETQAPREAVPESERTSADGSVEDSVEDSAGAAADVSVDEPGVVPRSRSRDLLLLVGICLLSLLLVNAFVARPFAVPSGSMENSLRPGDRLIANQLAYSFGGHPQRGDVVVFDGRGSFLRGSAEPTGFGNALRSLVRDLGLAPADDSVYVKRVIGVGGDRVTSTGPGARITVNGVPVDESSYLAPGDEPSKVAFDVVVPAGKLWVMGDHRDASRDSRDHLGEPGGGFVPEGKVIGRAEWVVYPVGHWTGLDRSAAFAAVGGTGGHGDQR, from the coding sequence GTGCTCGAGCCGGGCACCCGGCGCGTCCCCGAGACCCAGGCGCCCCGGGAGGCGGTCCCGGAATCCGAGCGGACCTCGGCCGACGGCTCGGTGGAGGACTCGGTGGAGGACTCGGCGGGCGCTGCGGCCGACGTTTCGGTGGACGAGCCCGGGGTGGTGCCCCGTTCGCGCTCGCGTGACCTCCTTCTGCTGGTGGGTATCTGCCTGCTGTCCCTGCTCCTGGTGAACGCCTTCGTGGCGCGGCCGTTCGCGGTGCCGTCCGGGTCGATGGAGAACAGCCTGCGCCCGGGCGACCGCCTGATCGCGAACCAACTGGCCTACTCCTTCGGAGGGCATCCGCAGCGCGGTGATGTCGTGGTCTTCGACGGGAGGGGCTCCTTCCTGCGTGGGTCGGCCGAGCCGACCGGGTTCGGGAACGCACTGCGCTCGCTCGTCCGGGATCTCGGACTTGCGCCGGCCGACGACTCGGTCTACGTCAAGCGCGTCATCGGCGTCGGCGGGGACCGGGTGACCAGTACCGGGCCGGGCGCGCGGATCACCGTCAACGGCGTACCGGTCGACGAGTCCTCCTACCTCGCACCGGGGGACGAGCCGTCGAAGGTGGCCTTCGATGTGGTGGTGCCGGCCGGAAAGCTGTGGGTCATGGGGGACCACCGCGATGCCTCCCGTGACTCGCGGGACCACCTGGGTGAGCCCGGTGGCGGGTTCGTGCCCGAGGGCAAGGTGATCGGACGGGCGGAGTGGGTGGTCTACCCGGTCGGCCACTGGACCGGCCTGGACCGGTCGGCGGCGTTCGCCGCGGTAGGGGGGACCGGTGGCCATGGGGACCAGAGGTAG
- a CDS encoding YifB family Mg chelatase-like AAA ATPase — MAFARTCSVALVGVDGVIVEVQADLEPGVAAFTLVGLPDKALSEARDRVRAALVNSGEVWPQRKLTVGLSPASVPKSGSGFDLAVACAVLAAAERLDPSSIAELLIIGELGLDGRVRPVRGILPSVLAAADAGYQRVVVAEQTAAEASLVPGVTVIGVRSLRQLVAVLTGAPEPEEPPDPISGRPDPLMAGLMLPTAGVRGLPDDRAARLDLADVAGQYEARRALEIAAAGGHHLYLKGPPGAGKTMLAERLPALLPPLTQKEALEVTAVHSVAGLLPAGRPLIDCAPYCAPHHSTTMPAIVGGGSGLPRPGAVSLAHRGVLFLDEAPEFPVRVLDALRQPLESGEVVIARSAGSLRLPARFLLCLAANPCPCGRYSRRGEGCECTPAMVSRYQGRLSGPLLDRVDLQVQVAPVTRVELMERDTTAESTATVAARVLAARERAAARLAHTPWRTNAEVPGHELRTRWQLGPNALNDAARQLERGLLTARGLDRVLRVAWTVADLAGRDRPDQRDVRTALVLRTGVEQGLPLTERSFGRLGGEPLPPAGPNGDRLLRAGPPAATPDQRPSDKET, encoded by the coding sequence ATGGCCTTCGCCCGTACCTGTTCCGTCGCGCTGGTCGGCGTCGACGGTGTGATCGTCGAGGTCCAGGCCGATCTGGAGCCCGGAGTCGCCGCCTTCACCCTGGTCGGTCTGCCCGACAAAGCCCTCTCCGAGGCCCGCGACCGGGTGCGCGCGGCCCTGGTGAACAGCGGCGAGGTCTGGCCGCAGCGAAAGCTCACCGTCGGACTCAGCCCCGCCTCGGTACCGAAGAGTGGCAGCGGCTTCGACCTCGCGGTGGCCTGCGCCGTCCTCGCCGCCGCCGAGCGCTTGGATCCGTCCTCCATCGCCGAACTGCTGATCATCGGCGAGCTGGGGCTCGACGGGCGGGTGCGCCCGGTACGCGGCATCCTGCCGTCGGTGCTCGCCGCCGCCGACGCCGGTTACCAGCGGGTCGTGGTGGCCGAACAGACTGCCGCCGAGGCCTCCCTGGTCCCGGGCGTGACCGTCATCGGCGTGCGCAGCCTGCGGCAGCTCGTCGCCGTCCTGACCGGCGCACCCGAGCCGGAGGAGCCGCCCGACCCGATCAGCGGCCGCCCGGATCCCCTGATGGCCGGGCTGATGCTCCCCACCGCAGGGGTGCGCGGACTGCCCGACGACCGGGCCGCCCGGCTGGACCTGGCGGACGTCGCCGGCCAGTACGAGGCCCGACGCGCGCTGGAGATCGCCGCCGCCGGTGGTCACCACCTGTACTTGAAAGGTCCACCGGGCGCGGGCAAGACCATGTTGGCGGAGCGGCTCCCGGCGCTGCTGCCGCCACTCACCCAGAAGGAGGCCCTGGAGGTCACCGCCGTGCACTCGGTGGCCGGCCTGCTCCCGGCCGGTCGGCCACTGATCGACTGCGCGCCGTACTGCGCACCGCACCACTCCACCACCATGCCGGCCATCGTCGGCGGCGGCAGTGGCCTGCCCCGACCGGGCGCGGTCTCGCTGGCCCACCGGGGTGTGCTGTTCCTGGACGAGGCGCCGGAGTTTCCGGTCAGGGTGCTCGACGCGCTGCGCCAGCCGCTCGAATCGGGGGAGGTGGTGATCGCCCGATCGGCCGGATCGCTCAGGCTGCCGGCCAGGTTCCTGCTCTGCCTGGCCGCGAATCCCTGTCCCTGCGGGCGGTACTCGCGGCGGGGCGAGGGGTGCGAGTGCACTCCGGCGATGGTCAGCCGGTACCAGGGGCGGCTGTCCGGACCGCTGCTCGACCGGGTCGACCTCCAGGTCCAGGTCGCTCCGGTGACCAGGGTCGAGCTGATGGAGCGGGACACCACGGCGGAGAGCACCGCGACCGTGGCGGCCCGGGTGCTTGCCGCGCGGGAGCGCGCGGCGGCACGGCTGGCGCACACACCGTGGCGGACCAATGCCGAAGTGCCCGGCCATGAGCTGCGGACCCGATGGCAGCTCGGCCCCAACGCGCTGAACGATGCCGCCCGACAGCTGGAGCGCGGTCTGCTGACCGCCCGCGGCCTGGACCGGGTGCTCAGGGTCGCCTGGACGGTCGCCGATCTCGCCGGGCGCGACCGGCCGGACCAGCGGGACGTACGGACGGCCCTGGTGCTCCGCACCGGTGTGGAGCAGGGGCTGCCGTTGACCGAGCGCTCCTTCGGCCGGCTCGGCGGCGAGCCGCTGCCGCCGGCCGGGCCGAATGGCGACCGGCTGCTCCGTGCCGGTCCACCTGCCGCGACACCCGATCAGCGGCCGAGCGACAAGGAGACCTGA
- the lepB gene encoding signal peptidase I, producing the protein MALLVALVMKTFMVQVFVIPSGSMEQTIQIGDRVLVDKLTPWFGAEPGRGDVVVFKDPGGWLEADHKPSTDGPVLRGAKQVLTFVGLLPSDSEQDLIKRVIGVGGDTVECCDEQGRLSVNGTAVDEPYLSPGNPPSRQPFKVKVPQGRLWVMGDHRDVSADSRFHMGNPGQGTIPLSGVVGQAFVVAWPVGRVHQLDAPGSLSSVARSADLRGTGPEAMDVGPLPKEPPLVMGVLGILPLIGRRPGRPRE; encoded by the coding sequence GTGGCACTGCTGGTGGCCCTGGTGATGAAGACCTTCATGGTGCAGGTGTTCGTCATCCCCTCCGGTTCGATGGAGCAGACCATCCAGATCGGCGACCGGGTGCTGGTGGACAAGCTCACCCCCTGGTTCGGTGCCGAGCCGGGGCGCGGCGACGTCGTGGTGTTCAAGGATCCGGGCGGTTGGCTGGAGGCCGACCACAAGCCGTCCACGGATGGGCCGGTACTTCGCGGGGCGAAGCAGGTCCTCACTTTCGTCGGGCTGCTGCCGTCCGACAGCGAGCAGGATCTGATCAAGCGGGTGATCGGTGTCGGCGGGGACACCGTGGAGTGCTGCGACGAGCAGGGCCGCCTCAGCGTCAACGGCACGGCGGTGGACGAGCCGTACCTGTCGCCGGGCAACCCGCCGTCCCGCCAGCCGTTCAAGGTGAAGGTGCCGCAGGGGCGGCTCTGGGTGATGGGCGATCATCGGGACGTGTCGGCCGATTCCCGTTTTCACATGGGTAATCCGGGGCAGGGCACCATCCCACTGAGTGGTGTGGTCGGTCAGGCGTTCGTGGTGGCCTGGCCGGTCGGCCGGGTCCATCAACTTGATGCGCCGGGTTCACTCTCCTCAGTGGCCCGGTCCGCGGACCTCCGTGGAACTGGGCCGGAAGCGATGGATGTTGGGCCGCTTCCGAAGGAACCTCCGCTCGTTATGGGTGTGTTGGGCATCCTTCCGCTCATCGGCCGAAGGCCCGGGCGGCCTCGGGAGTAG
- a CDS encoding YraN family protein produces MSGRGTNNGLGRYGERVAARRLAESGLRILDRNWRCVEGELDIVALDGDTLAVCEVKTRSERGFQQPSEAIDRAKAARLQRLAERWVAERWPGHFARLAGPGYSPVPADPQWPPVPPGGVRIDLVAVINRARGAASVDHLRGVV; encoded by the coding sequence CTGTCGGGGCGCGGCACGAACAACGGGCTGGGCCGTTACGGGGAGCGGGTCGCCGCCCGGCGGCTCGCCGAGAGCGGCCTCAGGATCCTGGACCGCAACTGGCGCTGCGTCGAGGGCGAGCTGGACATCGTCGCCCTCGACGGCGACACCCTGGCCGTTTGTGAGGTGAAGACCCGCTCCGAGCGGGGATTCCAGCAGCCGAGCGAGGCCATCGACCGAGCCAAGGCCGCCCGACTCCAGCGATTGGCGGAGCGCTGGGTGGCGGAGCGCTGGCCCGGCCACTTCGCCAGGTTGGCCGGCCCCGGGTACAGCCCCGTGCCGGCGGACCCGCAGTGGCCGCCCGTGCCGCCCGGCGGCGTCCGGATCGACCTCGTGGCCGTCATCAACCGGGCCCGGGGCGCCGCCTCGGTGGACCACCTGAGGGGGGTGGTCTGA
- the lepB gene encoding signal peptidase I, which translates to MGDLVIGARSGAGEPEGSGHRAERSTESAVSSSSAEDAAVQSADEQGSGAGDGSDARDDVSSDGGSEEKAGGKEHKQRSFWKELPILIGIALVLALVIKTFFVQAFSIPSESMQNTLQVGDRVLVDKLTPWFGAEPERGEVVVFHDPGGWLADEPTKQSDNSFVRGVQDVLSFVGLMPSENEKDLIKRVIAVGGDTVECEGEGPVKVNGIALNEPYVFPGNTPCGTKPFGPVKVPDGRIWVMGDHRADSLDSRFHMDQPGGGTVPVDEVIGRAFVVAWPINHWSTLPVPDTFDQKGLAAAVPFVPPVAGAVGAVSLLPLVRRLKGRSERAKRS; encoded by the coding sequence GTGGGGGATTTGGTGATCGGCGCCCGCTCAGGCGCCGGAGAGCCCGAGGGCTCCGGTCATCGGGCGGAACGGTCGACGGAGTCCGCAGTGTCTTCGAGTTCCGCGGAGGACGCGGCGGTTCAGTCCGCGGACGAGCAGGGCAGTGGTGCGGGCGACGGTTCCGACGCCCGGGACGACGTGAGCTCTGACGGCGGGTCGGAGGAGAAGGCCGGCGGCAAGGAGCACAAGCAGCGCTCGTTCTGGAAGGAACTGCCGATTCTGATCGGCATCGCGCTGGTCCTGGCGCTGGTGATCAAGACTTTCTTCGTCCAGGCGTTCTCCATTCCGTCGGAGTCGATGCAGAACACGCTTCAGGTCGGCGACCGCGTCCTGGTGGACAAGCTGACCCCGTGGTTCGGAGCCGAGCCCGAGCGGGGCGAGGTCGTGGTGTTCCACGACCCGGGCGGCTGGCTGGCGGACGAGCCCACCAAGCAGAGCGACAACTCCTTCGTGCGGGGGGTGCAGGACGTGCTCAGCTTCGTCGGCCTGATGCCCTCCGAGAACGAGAAGGACCTGATCAAGCGGGTCATCGCGGTCGGTGGGGACACCGTCGAGTGCGAGGGCGAGGGGCCGGTCAAGGTCAACGGGATCGCTCTCAACGAGCCGTATGTGTTCCCCGGTAACACCCCCTGCGGGACGAAGCCCTTCGGCCCGGTGAAGGTGCCGGACGGCCGGATCTGGGTGATGGGTGACCACCGAGCGGACTCGCTGGACTCCCGCTTCCACATGGACCAGCCGGGTGGCGGCACCGTTCCGGTGGACGAGGTCATCGGACGGGCCTTCGTGGTGGCCTGGCCGATCAACCACTGGTCGACACTGCCGGTGCCGGACACCTTCGACCAGAAGGGTCTGGCGGCGGCCGTGCCGTTCGTTCCGCCCGTGGCCGGCGCGGTCGGCGCGGTCAGCCTGCTTCCGCTGGTGCGCCGGCTGAAGGGCCGGTCGGAGCGCGCGAAGCGGTCCTGA